A genomic segment from Psychrobacter arcticus 273-4 encodes:
- a CDS encoding RsiV family protein: MLQSGKKPQVKALIYNAYKDWVKTVDKDVKNYEKNWPFTLSDNVTLTDKGIDIRYQHYAIAPYVYGMPVLSIPYDKLVGIIQPRFIPK; the protein is encoded by the coding sequence ATGCTGCAAAGCGGTAAAAAACCACAAGTTAAAGCGCTTATCTATAATGCTTATAAAGACTGGGTGAAAACGGTCGATAAAGATGTTAAAAACTACGAAAAAAATTGGCCGTTTACTCTCAGTGATAACGTGACATTGACGGATAAAGGGATTGATATTCGTTATCAGCATTATGCTATCGCTCCCTATGTTTATGGTATGCCAGTGCTTAGCATTCCTTATGATAAGCTTGTCGGTATCATACAACCGCGCTTTATCCCTAAATAA
- a CDS encoding FHA domain-containing protein, producing the protein MTNDIENMNAAATNTWQLNALTEALGDLTLTVTDSLSIGRGSDNDLVLGSKQISRNHAQLSVLNGQLYVKDLESSNGTFINDERIAANESKYLEANDTLGFASLSFQVSAPVAATAIPEQAVADKPTLMLSPDTEIALIVEAEPVVKETGISEILLAADSAEPVLSEVEYSPTETMPIPSAHQESLVEQPVLADEPVINKATVSETFSETSYASEAPVIEAAVELEHDKTTKTALQEEADPDVLRAKQAATSQFSGTANLGQSRDLGTTGNNAMDQALDNPANEGAVEKKPSGGWFIWVFVAIIIIGLALWLFNTGMV; encoded by the coding sequence ATGACAAACGATATAGAGAATATGAATGCCGCAGCAACCAATACATGGCAGCTAAATGCCTTGACAGAGGCACTTGGCGATCTAACATTGACGGTCACTGACAGCCTCTCTATAGGTCGCGGTAGTGATAATGATCTAGTGCTAGGTAGCAAGCAAATTTCACGCAATCATGCACAACTGAGTGTCTTAAACGGTCAGCTATACGTGAAAGATTTGGAGTCGTCAAACGGCACTTTTATTAATGATGAGCGTATCGCAGCCAATGAATCGAAGTACTTAGAAGCAAATGATACGCTTGGGTTTGCAAGCTTGAGCTTTCAAGTAAGTGCGCCAGTGGCTGCTACTGCGATTCCTGAGCAAGCAGTTGCCGATAAACCAACTTTGATGTTGAGTCCTGATACTGAAATAGCGCTTATTGTTGAAGCAGAGCCAGTCGTTAAAGAAACAGGAATCTCAGAAATCTTATTAGCCGCTGACAGTGCCGAACCAGTATTGAGCGAAGTAGAATATAGTCCTACTGAAACCATGCCAATCCCTTCTGCTCATCAAGAATCACTAGTAGAGCAGCCCGTCTTAGCTGATGAGCCTGTAATAAACAAAGCCACTGTATCTGAAACTTTTTCAGAAACGTCTTATGCAAGCGAGGCACCAGTCATTGAGGCAGCCGTTGAGCTAGAGCATGACAAAACAACCAAAACCGCCTTGCAAGAAGAAGCAGATCCGGATGTTTTACGAGCGAAACAGGCTGCTACGTCACAGTTTTCAGGCACTGCCAATCTAGGTCAATCTCGTGATTTGGGTACCACAGGTAATAATGCGATGGATCAAGCGCTTGATAATCCTGCTAATGAAGGAGCGGTTGAAAAGAAACCGAGCGGCGGTTGGTTTATATGGGTATTTGTCGCGATTATCATTATTGGCTTAGCACTATGGTTGTTTAATACAGGCATGGTATAG